The genomic window GCGTCGTAGAAGCGGATCGAGCCGGCCAGGTTCGAGGAGTCCAGCGCCGGGGCGAGGGCGCGGGTGCCCTTGCGGCCCAGGTGCTTCTGCAGCGGGACGGTGCGCTGGCCGTGGGCGCCGGCGACGGCGAGGGCGTCGTACATGCCGACGCCGACGGCGGAGTAGCCGCGCTCGTACTGGTGCTTGAGGGGCCAGAGGAAGGGCTGGGCCTTGACCAGGTGCGGGGCGTTCGTCGTGAGGAGGCGGCCGCGCTCGGTGAGGGCCTCGTGCACGAGGGAGAAGTCGAGCTGGTAGAGGTAGCGCAGCCCGCCGTGGACGAGCTTGGAGGACCAGGAGGAGGTGCCCGAGGCCCAGTCGCCCATCTCGACGATCGCGGTGCGCAGCCCGCGGCTCGCCGCGTCGAGCGCGATGCCGGCGCCCGTGACGCCCCCGCCGACGACGAGGAGGTCGAGGCCCTCGGTCGAGGACATCTCCTCCAGGGCCCGGGCGCGCTGCTCGCGGGTGAGGGCGGCGTCGGCGAGGGCGGTCGCCGGGCTCGTCCCGGAGGTCTCTGGCTGCGTGGTGGCGTGGTGGGTGCTCATGGCTGCTCCTGTTCTTCCGCGTGTCGCGGAGGGACGACTGGCACGAGGCTCTCGGACCGTGAGAGAATGGTCAATATCCATGCACGGATGTTCACGCAAAGACGCGTGTCCTGGAAGGATGCCCATGACCGATCTCCGCCCGACCTACGGCCAGGTCCCCGCGGACCTCCACCGCGCCTACGAGGCCGCCTCGATGTACTACGCCCAGGGCGAGACGATGGATGTCATCGCCCGGCACCTCGGCGTCTCCCGCTCCACCGTCTCCCGCCTCCTGTCCCGCGCCCGGGACGAGGGCATCGTCCGCATCGAGCTCGTCCAGCCCGGCGGCGCCGGGAGCGTCGAGGAGCGCCTCGCCCAGGAGATCGGGGTCCGTGCCCAGATCGTCCCCGTCCGCGAGGGCACGACCGAGATCCACCGCCTCCAGCAGGTCGCCGCCGTCGCCGCCAGCCGCCTCGTCGAGATGATCGACGAGATGAGCCGCGAGCGCTCAGCCGAGGCCACCGCCCGCGCCCGCGCCGCGACCTCGGCGGGCGCCCCTCCCTGCGACGACCCGACCGCCGGGGAGCTCGTTGTCGGCACCGCCTGGGGCACCACCATGAGCGAGGTGAGCGCCGCCCTGCCGAGCCGCCGCTTCCACGGCCTCACCGTCGTCCAGCTCAACGGCGCCTCCGACCCCCTGCGCGACGGCCCCAGCGCCGGCGAGGTCCTGGCGCGCATGGGCCAGTCCCTCGGAGCCCGCACCATCGGCTTCCCCGTCCCCGCCTTCTTCGACCAGGTCACCACCCGCGAGGCCATGTGGTCCGAGCGCTCCATCAAGCGCGTCCTGTCCGTCGCCTCGCGCGCCCGGCTCGCCGTCTTCGGCATCGGCTCCCTCACCGCCGAGCTCCCCAGCCAGGTCTACGCCGGAGGGCACCTCTCCGACGCCGACATGCGGGTCCTGGAGAAGGAGGGCGTCGTCGGAGACGTCTGCACCGTCATGCTGCGCGCCGACGGCACCTGGGGCGGCATCGACGTCAACGCCCGCGCCACCGGCCCCACCCCCGTCCAGCTCGCCCGGATCCCGCGCCGGCTGTGCGTCGTCGCCGGCACCGGGAAGGCGAGGGCTACGCTGGCAGCCCTGCGGGCCCGCGCGGCCACGGACCTCGTCATCGACGAGGCGACCGCCCGCGCCGTCCTCGCCCTCGCCGAGCGCTGAGGGGTCCGCAGCCGCACAGCCCGAGGAGGACCTGACGTGAGCGCAGCCGACGCACCCGGCACCGGGGCGGCCGCGCCCCGGCGGGACCCGCGGTGGAGCGGCGCCCGCCGCACCGTCCTGCGCCAGGCGCGCCCCGCCGACGTCCGCGCGATCGCCGAGCTCGTCCGTCCCTACGCCGAGCGCCGCATCCTCGTAGCCAAGGACCTCATCAACTACTTCGAGGACGTCCAGGAGTTCACCGTCGCCGAGGGCGCCGGCACCCGCCCCGACGGCGGACCCGAGTCCGGCCTCATCGGCTGCGGCGCCCTCCACGTCATGTGGGACGACATCGCCGAGGTCCGCACCCTGGCCGTGCGCCCCGACCACCTCCACACCGGCGTCGGCTCCGCGATCCTCTCCGACCTCCTCTCCCGCGCCCGGGCCCTCCACCTGCGCCGCGTCTTCTGCCTCACCTTCGAGGTCGACTTCTTCACGCGCCACGGCTTCCACCCCATCGAGGGCACGCCCGTCGGCGTCGACGCCTTCTCCGAGATGGTCCGGTCCCACGACGACGGCGTCGCCGAGTTCCTCGACCTGGCGCGGGCCAAGCCCAACACCCTGGGCAACACCCGCATGCTCGTCGAGCTGTGAGCGGACAGGAGGAGGCGCGGGGCGCCGCCAGCGCCGTCGGACGCGGCGGCGCGCCCGGAGACGCCGTCGGTGCGGCCCCGGCCGCCGCGGACGTCGTCGCCTGGTACCGCGCCCACG from Actinomyces radicidentis includes these protein-coding regions:
- a CDS encoding amino-acid N-acetyltransferase; translation: MSAADAPGTGAAAPRRDPRWSGARRTVLRQARPADVRAIAELVRPYAERRILVAKDLINYFEDVQEFTVAEGAGTRPDGGPESGLIGCGALHVMWDDIAEVRTLAVRPDHLHTGVGSAILSDLLSRARALHLRRVFCLTFEVDFFTRHGFHPIEGTPVGVDAFSEMVRSHDDGVAEFLDLARAKPNTLGNTRMLVEL
- a CDS encoding sugar-binding transcriptional regulator, which codes for MTDLRPTYGQVPADLHRAYEAASMYYAQGETMDVIARHLGVSRSTVSRLLSRARDEGIVRIELVQPGGAGSVEERLAQEIGVRAQIVPVREGTTEIHRLQQVAAVAASRLVEMIDEMSRERSAEATARARAATSAGAPPCDDPTAGELVVGTAWGTTMSEVSAALPSRRFHGLTVVQLNGASDPLRDGPSAGEVLARMGQSLGARTIGFPVPAFFDQVTTREAMWSERSIKRVLSVASRARLAVFGIGSLTAELPSQVYAGGHLSDADMRVLEKEGVVGDVCTVMLRADGTWGGIDVNARATGPTPVQLARIPRRLCVVAGTGKARATLAALRARAATDLVIDEATARAVLALAER